The Saprospiraceae bacterium genomic interval GATAAATTCATGTTCGTGTAGTTCCAAAAAAACCTTGAAAAGCTGATGATTTTTCTCCAGCTGACTAATGATAAATTCTGCATTCATGACTGCTGCGAAATTAATACGGATTTACAAAATTCAAACCATTGACAATCATAACTTTATAGTTTAACATTACATATCTTTTTGAATTACAATAATTTAATTATAAAAACTGCTTAAAAAGCAAACAGGATATTGAAGGCTTTTTTATGTTTGCAGGTCAAATCCTTTGAAGCGGGGTTTGACTGATATTTTTAGGACCTAACTCAAATCTCATGAAAAGACGTATGCAGCTCTTCCGGGCGGCTATAAAAGCCTATTTATTAAGCCCATCTCTAGTACTATTCGCATTTCTATTTTCCACTTCTTTGTACAGCCAGGTTGATGTTATTTCATCAGGTGGTACACCCATGGCATCCTACACCACATTGTCTGCCGCGTTTTTGGCTATCAATTCAGGTACACATACCGGGACGATCACGGTAAATATTACTGCAAATACGACAGAACCCGTGAGTGGTGCGATCTTAAATGCAAGTGGCGCAGGAGCAGCCGATTATACTTCTATACTTGTTAAGCCAAGTGGTGGTGCCGCCAGGACCATTAGTGGGGCTGCAACAGCTGGTTTGGCCCTGGTGCAGTTGAACGGTGCTGACAATGTAACTTTTGATGGGTTGAATACGGGAGGAAATTCTTTGACCATTGTCAATACGACGGTTTCGGCAACAAGTGGTACAAGTACTATCCACCTTCAGACAGATGCTACTTTCAATATATTTACTAATCTAACTGTAAACGGTTCGGGTACTATGCCGGTCGGAACCAATGGAGGAAACTTTTGGTTTGGTGCTTCTTCCACTTCCACAGGTCAGGATAATAACCTGATCTCCAATTGTAAAATCGGGCCTAATGGAACTAACTGGAACAGTAAAGGGATCTATTCCAATGGAACCAGTACGACATTTAACAACAGCGACAATGTGGTTACCAATTGTGAAATATTTGACTATTTTGGTGTAACCACGCAAAGTGCCGGGATATATATTACCACAGCATCATCTGCCTGGACCATAACCAACAATAAGTTTTATCAGACCGTCTCCAAGACGCAAACTACCGGAGCTATTCATGCGGCGATCCAAATCGGTAGTACAAATGTCGACGGATGCGTGATCACTGGAAACACTATTGGATATGCAAATGCTGCCGGTACAGGTAATTACATGTACGTTGGAGCTTCAACTTCTTCCAGAATGGTTGGTATTTATTTATCATCGCATGGGACTGCCAACAAAACAATCATCTCAAACAATTTTATACAAAATATATCTCTATCTGGAATTTTGGGTACTACAACAACCACTTCTGCCTTTATCGGGATCCAAATATCAAGTGGTTGGGCTGATTGTAATAATAATACAGTTGGGAGCTCAGATGGAAGCAAAACAATTTTAATTACAAATTCAAATACTTCAACTTCAGAAGTATATGGCATTTACTCAAGTGTCTCAATAGCAGGTGTTACAACCGAATTTAACAACAATATCATAGGAGCCATTACCCATGCTCAAACAGGAACTGCAGCATGCGGACTGATCGGTTTGAGAGCTGGGAATAGCACCACCAACGATCTTAGAATTGAAAACAACATTATAGGAGGAACCGGAGCGGAATTGAAAACGATGAACACATCTACCACAGCAAGTTTGAATGGGAATAGTGTGATCGGTATTTATATCCAAACTTCACCAAGCCAGGTACTCAACAATGTCATCAGTAATCTGACTACGAATAATCAGTCAACGGGAACTGCAACTACTGCAAGTATTCATGGTATTTATGTTTCCAGCGCAGCGACCGGAGCAAATGTTTCGGGAAATACCATTCATACCTTAAGCAATACTTCTCCTTCTGCAAATTCCTGGGTGAATGGGATAACAATAAGTACTTCAACAGCAACTTTGCAAGTAGAGAAAAATTTTATCCATTCCCTCAATATTTCCGGCACGGGTACAACAGCCACCTTGAATGGTATTTATATCAATGGGGGTACCACCGATTTCATAAATAATATGATCCGTTTGGGGATTACCTCCGGTGGAACTTCCATTACATCCGGCTTGGCTATCAATGGCTTCAATGAGGTGGGTGGAACGGTAAACCGTTTCTATCACAATTCTGTATTTATAGGAGGTACCGGCGTAGCCACATTGTCCAATGCAACTTATGCTTTTTCAAGTACGCGTACCAGCGGAACCCGAGAGTATCTCAATAACATTTTTTACAATGCCCGTTCAAACGGAGCTGGAACCGGGAAGCACTATGCGATCAGAGCCGGTGGAACCGGTGTCAATCCTGCAGGTCTTCTGAGTAATTACAACGATTTATTTGTAAACGGAACAGGTGGTTTTGTTGGATTTTACGATTTGGCTGACCGGCTAACATTGAGTGATTGGAAAACGGCGACCGGTCAGGATTGCAATAGCGTGAGTGGAAATCCACAGTTCGTTAATCCTACAGGAACTTCTTCTACCGTAGATCTTCATATTTCCGGAGCCGCTACTCCAATAGAAAGAGCTGCTTTTCCTTTGGCTTTGGTGACTATGGATTACGATATGCAAACCAGAGCAAGCTTTACTCCTTCAGATATAGGTGCTGATGCTGGAAATTTCGCAGTGTTGGATATGTCTGGACCAATTATCAATGTGACTCCATTGGAAGGTATTTGCGGAACTGCCGATACTATGGTCATGAATGTAAACATTACCGATGCCACAGGTGTCCCTACAATGGGTAGTTTAGTTCCAAGGCTTTATTACCGCAAAAACCTGGGTGCCTGGACTTCAACTGCCGGCGTGCTGACCAGTGGAACTGGAACCAATGGTAACTGGAAATTTACCTTTGTAATGGCCAATGTCGGGGGTGTTGTAATTGGAGATGTAATTGATTATTATTTCATTGCACAAGATATAGCTGGACCTAACATATCATCAAATCCAGCATGCGCGGTAGCTACTGATGTGAACACGGTGATAACGGTTCCATCAAGTTTATACTCAGTTGCTGTAAAAGCAAGTCTCAACGGAACATATACTGTAGGAGTTGGTGGTGATTTTACAACCCTTACTGCTGCAGTGACTGCATATAATAATGCTTGTTTGGTTGGACCCGTAGTTTTTATGCTGATTGATGCAAGTTACCCATCTGAGACATTCCCGATCAGCATCAACCAGGTGCCCGGCCAGAGTTCTGTAAATACGCTAACCATTCGTCCGGCTGCAGGAAACACGGCGACATTATCAGGTTCTTCAACCACCAGTATCATAAAACTAAATGGCGCTGATTGGGTGATCCTCGATGGTTCCAATTCCGGAGGTACGGATCAAAATTGGACTATTTGGAATACTTCAACAGGAACTAGTACAGCGGCGATTTGGGTTTCAAGTCTTGGTACTGGAATGGGTGCAACAAATAACACCATCAAAAATTGTTGGGTTGCTGCAGGCTCTATCACAGTCACTTCAACTTTTGCTATCCATGTGGGAGGCATTACCATAAGCACTGCAGGCATTGGCGATGATAATGACAATTTAACGATTCAAAACAATAGCTTGTGGAGAGCGTATTACGGTGTTTACTCGAGAGCTTCTTCGACAGGAAAAAATGATAATACCAGAATTATTAAGAACCTGATAGGTTCAGATATTCCGACGGATCAAATCGGAAAATATGGAATCCAAATTTACGAATCTGAGGATGCTCTTATCGAAGAGAATTCAATAATCAAAATAGTTGGATCAATTACAAATCCTACAGCTATCAGAGTTGAAACAGGAGTAACCAACAGTTTGATTTCTAAAAACAGAATCCGGAATATCGAATACAATGGAACTGGTGGATACGGTGGAAAAGGAATTGATGTTGCTGCACAGGCAAATGCCAATCTAACCATAGCCAATAATTTCATTTCGAAATTAAGAGGGGACGGATGGTCAACCATTACTTCAGATGCTATTGTTGGTATTCGAATATTAACTCCTAGTACAGGAATAAATGTTTACCACAACACTGTTGTATTAGATGCAACTATTTCGAGATCATCAACTGCGGACATCAGTGCAGCCATTTATTTTCATTCTGCTGCTGCAGCGTTAAATGTAAAAAATAATATTTTTATAAATAAGCTCGATAACATCACAGGAACTGCAAAAGCTTATTCGATCTTTTCAGATGCACCTGCTTCCGCTTTCAACACCATCGATAATAATAATTATTTTGTGGGTGGTCCGGAAGGTGTTTTTGGCAGGATTCCGGGAGCGGTCGATGTGTTGGATTTAGCCGCCTGGAAAAGTTTTACAGGAAAAGATATTCTTTCTTTAAACCTGGATCCTGTATTTGTGGATAGTACTGATTTGCATCTGACAACAAATGCGGCAAACACTTGTCTGAACCAAAGCGCGATGGTTATACCGGGTATCACCATGGATATTGATAATCAAACCAGAAGTTTGTCAAATCCGGATATCGGCGCAGATGAATTCAATCCGGGCGGAAATTTAACCATTGCGGTTACGGAAACTTCAGGGACCCCGAACGATAAATTTATTTGTTCCGGATCGGCTGGCACTCTGACCGTAACTGGCGGTTCAACTCATAAGTGGTCCACCGGAGAAACCACCAGTGCCATTACTAAGGCGCCTCTGACAACAACCATATACAACGATACAGTTACTCTGGCTGCAGGTTGCAAAGTGGTCATGTTCGATACCTTAAAAGTTCTTCCAAGTCCAAATGCAGCAGTTGTTCCACCAGCAGCCACTATCTGTAGCGGTTCAAGCATCATTCTCACCGCAACCGGAGGGACTTCTTTTCTGTGGAATACAGGCTCCACAAGCGCAAGTATCAACGTTTCTCCTGCAATGACAACGACATATACGGTTACGGTTACCGCCCCTAATGGTTGTACCGGACTGGCGACTTCAACAGTGACTGTTTTGTCTGCACCTGTTGCTGCAATTTCACCAGCAGCTCCAACGCTTTGTTCCGGTTCGAGCCAAATGCTTACAGCTTCCGGAGGAGGAACTTATGAATGGAGCACAGGTTCTACCAATGCGTCTATAACAGTAAATCCAGGTTCCACAACGACTTATACGGTTACGGTAACCGGAGGCAATGGATGTACGGACACAGAGACAGTAACAGTCTCGGTGATCACGGGTGTTGGGATCACACAGACCATTGTTCAGCCTTCCGATTGCTTTACCGAAGACGGTTCCATCGATGTTTCAGTGAGCGGTGTAAGTCCATTCACTTACAATTGGTTTACCCCCGATGGTAGCGGACTGATCAATGGGCAGCAAGATCAACCTGCGCTTTCCGTTGGAAGTTATTTGCTTACCGTAACTTCAACGGGTAATGGATGTTCTTCCACCAAGGCATATTCATTGACCGGACCCGGTAATTGTGGTACCTGTCCGAGTGTGAACTCACTCATTAAAAGTGTAAGTACCGTTTGTAAGACCACTACCTTCACATTAACCGCAAACGTGGCTGGAATGGGAACCTTGTATGGGGTTCTATTTAAGTACTCTACGGTTGCACTTCCGAATCCTTATTCCGGAGGAACAACACTGGGCATTGTGCCCAACGCCGGGTTGACTGGTGGTGGTACGATGGCAGTTTTAAATACAAGCATACCTTTACAAGGCGATTATTTCATATACGCAATTCTGTCTCCAACCCCAATCAGCCCTGCCTGCAGACCGTTTGCATCCAATACCATTAAAGTCTTGAAATGCGAGCCCGAAATTACGGATCCATGTTCATGCAAGAATAATGCTACAACTTTGACGAATGGTCAATTCAATGAAACCATTACCATCAATGCTCCAAGCGGACAAGTTTGGATCAAAACAAATAGCACCGGACTTTATTTAAGCTCAAGCCCTGCTCCTCCAGCCGCACCGATTGCAATACCGAATGGAACTGCACTCACGGAAGTTGTTTTAGGCGGTGGAGTAAGTAATTATGTTTTAACTGGTGTTCACGTCGATGCGCTGGGCTACACTGCAACATTTTCAAATGGTAACATCACACAACCCATAGGAAATACCTGTTACTATCCAAACCCAAGCATTGTAGGTTTAGCGAATACCTATTGTGCCAATGATCCTTCAGTTCCTTTGGTTGGAAATGCACAGCTGGGAGATGGATCCGGACCCGCAATGGGAACCGGAAGTTTTACCATCAATGGAAATGCGGCAACAGTTTTCAATCCTGCAGCCTTAGGTGCCGGAACTCATTTGGTTGTTTTCACTTTTGATGCTGCCGATGGTGTTCCGAATCCTCAACATCCGGGTTGCATTCAATCGGTTTCTCAATCAGTTGTGGTTAACCCCGTGCCTACGGTGAATGCTGTAACAAACAGATTCCTTTGCGTCGGACAAACATCGACTGCTATTGTATTTACCGGAAGTCCTGCGGGTACTGTATTCAACTGGACCCGAACACCTGAAGCCATAGGACTTGCAGTGACCAGCGGAAGCGGGTCAGTTCCTGCTTTTGTCGGAACGAATGCAGGAACAACGCCACTCACTTCTACCTTTACAGTGACTCCTGTCTTTGCCAATTCGGGAAGATCTTGTCCTGGAACTCCAATAACGTTTACGATTACTGTGAATCCGACACCTACTGTGAATGCGATTCCAGATGTTCAATATTGCCATGGAGATGTAACTGCAATAATTAATTTTACCGGCAATGTTCCCGGAGCCGTATACAACTGGACCAGAACACCTGAACCGATCGGGTTGGCAGCAACCAATGGAAGCAACAGCGTGCCTTCATTTGTAACAACGAACCCAAGTGCAGCCAGGATTACCAGTACTTTTACTGTGACGCCGAGTTTCACCAATGGAGGAGTAACTTGTACCGGATCGCCTATTACCTTTAGAATTTCCGTTCTCCCACAACCGGTAGCCAGATGTAGAGACATCACCGTATATCTCGATGATAACGGAATGGTCAGTATCACTACTGCTGATGTCGATAACGGCAGCACAGCAGCCACCCTGAGTTTGAGTAAAACAGACTTTAATTGTGGAAATACTGGACCAAACAACGTATTATTGACAGCAAGAGATTCCTGCGGGAAGTCTTCAACCTGTACATCTGTGGTAACTGTTTTAGATACCATAGCTCCAGTATTTTGGTGTCCGAAAGACTGGACGGTTAACCTCGATCCGGGAGAATGCAACAGGGCAATCAATTTTGATGACCCGGAAGCAACGGATAATTGTACAGTTGTCTCTTCGACTGCAAACGGAGCTATAACTACTACATTTGCTTCCAATAATCAGTTTGCAGGAGCGATGTTCAATCTAACGAATATTAGTACCGGAGTGATTACGATCAATTCTATAGCAACCAATATTTCTGCAGCTGTTGGAACCAACGTCATTGTGCAAGTTTACTATACTCCTACAACCTATATTGGTAAAGAAACCAATGCAGCTTTATGGACATTATTAGGTACGGGTAATGCGCCTTGTGCAGGACTCAACCAACCTACCTTGTTTAATATTGGTGGATTGGCTTTAAATCCGGGCCAAGCTTATGGTATCTATGTGCATCTTGTAAATTATACAGCCGGTGCCATAGCTTTCCGTTATACAAATGGAACAAATACATACAATAATGGGGATTTAAGTCTTTTTGCAGGTGTGGGAAAAGCTACTCCTGCATTTACTGGTGCAACGTTTGCAAGCCGA includes:
- a CDS encoding T9SS type A sorting domain-containing protein; translation: MKRRMQLFRAAIKAYLLSPSLVLFAFLFSTSLYSQVDVISSGGTPMASYTTLSAAFLAINSGTHTGTITVNITANTTEPVSGAILNASGAGAADYTSILVKPSGGAARTISGAATAGLALVQLNGADNVTFDGLNTGGNSLTIVNTTVSATSGTSTIHLQTDATFNIFTNLTVNGSGTMPVGTNGGNFWFGASSTSTGQDNNLISNCKIGPNGTNWNSKGIYSNGTSTTFNNSDNVVTNCEIFDYFGVTTQSAGIYITTASSAWTITNNKFYQTVSKTQTTGAIHAAIQIGSTNVDGCVITGNTIGYANAAGTGNYMYVGASTSSRMVGIYLSSHGTANKTIISNNFIQNISLSGILGTTTTTSAFIGIQISSGWADCNNNTVGSSDGSKTILITNSNTSTSEVYGIYSSVSIAGVTTEFNNNIIGAITHAQTGTAACGLIGLRAGNSTTNDLRIENNIIGGTGAELKTMNTSTTASLNGNSVIGIYIQTSPSQVLNNVISNLTTNNQSTGTATTASIHGIYVSSAATGANVSGNTIHTLSNTSPSANSWVNGITISTSTATLQVEKNFIHSLNISGTGTTATLNGIYINGGTTDFINNMIRLGITSGGTSITSGLAINGFNEVGGTVNRFYHNSVFIGGTGVATLSNATYAFSSTRTSGTREYLNNIFYNARSNGAGTGKHYAIRAGGTGVNPAGLLSNYNDLFVNGTGGFVGFYDLADRLTLSDWKTATGQDCNSVSGNPQFVNPTGTSSTVDLHISGAATPIERAAFPLALVTMDYDMQTRASFTPSDIGADAGNFAVLDMSGPIINVTPLEGICGTADTMVMNVNITDATGVPTMGSLVPRLYYRKNLGAWTSTAGVLTSGTGTNGNWKFTFVMANVGGVVIGDVIDYYFIAQDIAGPNISSNPACAVATDVNTVITVPSSLYSVAVKASLNGTYTVGVGGDFTTLTAAVTAYNNACLVGPVVFMLIDASYPSETFPISINQVPGQSSVNTLTIRPAAGNTATLSGSSTTSIIKLNGADWVILDGSNSGGTDQNWTIWNTSTGTSTAAIWVSSLGTGMGATNNTIKNCWVAAGSITVTSTFAIHVGGITISTAGIGDDNDNLTIQNNSLWRAYYGVYSRASSTGKNDNTRIIKNLIGSDIPTDQIGKYGIQIYESEDALIEENSIIKIVGSITNPTAIRVETGVTNSLISKNRIRNIEYNGTGGYGGKGIDVAAQANANLTIANNFISKLRGDGWSTITSDAIVGIRILTPSTGINVYHNTVVLDATISRSSTADISAAIYFHSAAAALNVKNNIFINKLDNITGTAKAYSIFSDAPASAFNTIDNNNYFVGGPEGVFGRIPGAVDVLDLAAWKSFTGKDILSLNLDPVFVDSTDLHLTTNAANTCLNQSAMVIPGITMDIDNQTRSLSNPDIGADEFNPGGNLTIAVTETSGTPNDKFICSGSAGTLTVTGGSTHKWSTGETTSAITKAPLTTTIYNDTVTLAAGCKVVMFDTLKVLPSPNAAVVPPAATICSGSSIILTATGGTSFLWNTGSTSASINVSPAMTTTYTVTVTAPNGCTGLATSTVTVLSAPVAAISPAAPTLCSGSSQMLTASGGGTYEWSTGSTNASITVNPGSTTTYTVTVTGGNGCTDTETVTVSVITGVGITQTIVQPSDCFTEDGSIDVSVSGVSPFTYNWFTPDGSGLINGQQDQPALSVGSYLLTVTSTGNGCSSTKAYSLTGPGNCGTCPSVNSLIKSVSTVCKTTTFTLTANVAGMGTLYGVLFKYSTVALPNPYSGGTTLGIVPNAGLTGGGTMAVLNTSIPLQGDYFIYAILSPTPISPACRPFASNTIKVLKCEPEITDPCSCKNNATTLTNGQFNETITINAPSGQVWIKTNSTGLYLSSSPAPPAAPIAIPNGTALTEVVLGGGVSNYVLTGVHVDALGYTATFSNGNITQPIGNTCYYPNPSIVGLANTYCANDPSVPLVGNAQLGDGSGPAMGTGSFTINGNAATVFNPAALGAGTHLVVFTFDAADGVPNPQHPGCIQSVSQSVVVNPVPTVNAVTNRFLCVGQTSTAIVFTGSPAGTVFNWTRTPEAIGLAVTSGSGSVPAFVGTNAGTTPLTSTFTVTPVFANSGRSCPGTPITFTITVNPTPTVNAIPDVQYCHGDVTAIINFTGNVPGAVYNWTRTPEPIGLAATNGSNSVPSFVTTNPSAARITSTFTVTPSFTNGGVTCTGSPITFRISVLPQPVARCRDITVYLDDNGMVSITTADVDNGSTAATLSLSKTDFNCGNTGPNNVLLTARDSCGKSSTCTSVVTVLDTIAPVFWCPKDWTVNLDPGECNRAINFDDPEATDNCTVVSSTANGAITTTFASNNQFAGAMFNLTNISTGVITINSIATNISAAVGTNVIVQVYYTPTTYIGKETNAALWTLLGTGNAPCAGLNQPTLFNIGGLALNPGQAYGIYVHLVNYTAGAIAFRYTNGTNTYNNGDLSLFAGVGKATPAFTGATFASRIFNGTLNYTKNVIIGADPTVTQIDNSGYKNGDFFPRGTTCLSYRATDFSGNSSVCSFCITLNEYTNPNSELACNDEIQVSLDENCSATIGADELLSGGPYRCFDDYRIIVQDWITGQVIDRNPNLRGSQVGIQDIGREFKVTVIDTITGNSCWGHAVVEDKIAPQLICARDTCVPCGSTLTTPFYMGTPTVIENCGGASLSYADKVEQGGCGFDFEERITRTWVAVDASGNRNVCVQVITVAIATLADVDVPLNYDDIEEPSLSCDGKIDTTKDYSAHYLPSPYCVDGYLLDSAHWFATGGYLPSPNGDLAGERLPRTLGWNCLDTGRYIGHPSPWPVYWPAHPSWRPNNPLCWGPDEVVMWQGTGYPSASDCSNLGITFNDVRINTAAPNCDAGEVGCFKIIRQWTVLDWCAGSVGGHNQIIKVIDREGPQILYPDTVTVNMDPWNCVGIWEVPKPWLLDNCSNELHYSLEINSGTITGNETDGYVIVNIERGLNEAFIVAEDCCGNITKRRIAFNVPDNTPPIAVCDQRTIVSLTGNQSPNDNFGKVFAKDLDQGSFDNCSPHVFFKVIRMEQLRGTNNGSNANQSDNGTNCAGVNGDDNAVLEGNQIYFDDHVKFCCSDVGRSIMVVFRVFDVETGAGPIAPARMNPGGNLFNHFTDCMIEVEVQDKSVPTVVAPPNIVVSCWFWFDVDNLDDPNDPTFGRVVNDLTERRKVVTKDLVCYNYCLRNDITGYPGFVPGAPPSNPPAWNRACQYYQELFDTAHADRKHELTWGFDGMVLNACGTNFSISVNDNRECGQGQLTRTVVARGPNGISVTATQTIWVVDCDPFYINRDDNCDSDDDITWPGNCTGQATTIAGCGADISPDNPLLGRPTVENNADDLCALISIEYTDEIFTIEPDACFKVLRTWVVIDWCQYDPSLDPLNGRWEYLQIIKVTDTDKPTVTIAFGDPCQPAVKNPVDNICYAPVVVTASATDNCSPLDWLFYDYKIDLYNDGIGQHSGYDLAVGPLTQKDFAAGKRPVKNHNPLADNPNDPFNASGNYPVGIHKFCWFVEDGCGNISSRCEVFEVTDCKAPTPYCHVGAITTIMPTSGCITIWAKDLDAGSFDNCTPAGDLRIYFGDFDSDSLTICCDDFVSNRIDDELIIPVIICVEDQEGNKDCCETTIIILDSKDTCPNGGSFGRITGELMTLNNEGTENVEVELLDSRIMMKQMKTVNDGKYLFGDLPVGLAKEYVVKPARTDDPLNGVSTADIVKIQRHILGIESLNSSYKLIAADVNESKTITAADVSEIRKLILGVINEFGKTESWTFVPSEYVFPDPAQPWNAPREVTVPLPTPVKVTQDFIAIKMGDVTNNARGHHVQGSTTRFNGKLNLEIENNSTVAGELYRVEFKSSNFTNISGYQFTLRFDGQALSFEGVEAGVLNVDESNFGTNRINEGILTTSWNNKVAQSADADVTLFTVVFRASGQTNIGSLLAITSDVTSAEAYDASLNIRDVNLGVRTERGVVESGVFELYQNSPNPFVKETVISYRLPEAGAVKLTIYDVTGKVLRVYETQGAKGLNTMKVQKSDLNTGGVLYYQLDALNHTATKRMVIIE